The proteins below come from a single Pieris brassicae chromosome 1, ilPieBrab1.1, whole genome shotgun sequence genomic window:
- the LOC123713669 gene encoding centromere/kinetochore protein zw10-like yields the protein MNTNSEDLRKQRDVLLSKLSDLSERIQMLSFSLQQNFIDLYLNFNPIKKLEQLNYTNRKAMIYIEYEKLNQEIAFLDENLDNKAKTEEYLNSCKNLSHTIDYLKNLCILVEGKPLLDKANHDMERYNYCEAILSIKSLLSKLLVLKFVGNLDKALKNLIEQCQNHISIYTAHLSVEWESIFSWTERKGVHHLTYALSVQQSDSNLMQKILKSLYATKRLSAELALFSDFFLNKLLHNIIRHNCEIILTENHVNALVFNIKIDLNDHKQPNVQTIFNNLTAVFEFLQSALGSQMQADLTFIEVFAKTIRHSFFTKIIDDCIKNNLPSCDSSYEHYKNIVVELELFNKFLVDIKFTEASLSPLNKFINDTKCVLYNKKCDKLLHDVRKLLNESISYGTISVGTAAEVDSDSILDVTQKDFVYDLKSPLFLPKCVISQNVKKIMCMIIEHLEESIKLPEEYGNQLVVYIKDIAVMYQSLVPKKFRVNLECCPLDIALFFNNCFYLAHSLLGPPWKNTLPEPLADVLNITLLECIQDLRLIGLEKISLYLKNHRNIIVEKVETNDLPWTLDSYDTFNYAINYSITLMRQLQSYWYNVLPSKMYELSLCTLVQALCQTMLNRIFVNMQPIDEELVYMLVIRFDDTIRDVRTLFAEPKFEGKVEAWKKFCKIPQLFRGQLWEIAELWTTDKQLSESYSCEEIRHIVKIRFPDDKYRLKILKEIQ from the exons atgaatactaATAGTgaagatttaagaaaacaacgTGATGTGTTACTTTCTAAACTTAGCGATCTCAGTGAAAGAATACAGATGTTGTCATTTAGTTTACAACagaattttattgatttatatttgaattttaatccGATTAAGAAACTGGAACAGTTAAACTATACGAATCGTAAAGCTATGATTTATATAGagtatgaaaaattaaaccaaGAAATAGCTTTTCTTGATGAAAATCTTGATAATAAAGCTAAAACAGAAGAATATCTAAACTCTTGTAAAAACTTAAGCCATactattgattatttaaagaatCTTTGTATTCTTGTAGAAGGTAAGCCATTACTTGATAAGGCAAATCATGATATGGAAAGATACAATTACTGTGAAGctatattaagtataaagaGCCTACTCAGTAAGCTTCTAGTGCTTAAGTTTGTGGGAAACTTGGATAAAGccctaaaaaatttaattgaacagTGTCAAAATCATATATCCATATATACAGCTCACTTGAGTGTTGAATGGGAAAGTATATTTTCATGGACGGAGAGAAAAGGTGTGCACCATTTAACATATGCCTTGTCAGTACAGCAAAGTGATTCAAATTTGAtgcaaaagattttaaaatcactCTATGCAACAAAAAGGCTAAGTGCAGAGCTAGCTCTCTTTTcagatttctttttaaataaattgcttcataatattataaggcACAATTGTGAAATTATACTAACAGAAAATCATGTAAAtgctttagtttttaatataaaaattgatttaaatgacCACAAGCAACCAAATGTACAAactattttcaataatttgacTGCAGTGTTTGAATTCCTGCAATCAGCCCTTGGGTCGCAAATGCAAGCtgatttaacatttattgaaGTCTTTGCCAAAACGATAAGACACAGTTTTTTCACCAAAATAATTGAtgattgtataaaaaacaacttGCCATCCTGCGATAGTAGTTATGAACACTATAAAAACATTGTGGTTGAGTTGGAAttgtttaataagtttttggtagatataaaatttactgaaGCTAGCCTATCacctttaaacaaatttatcaaTGACACAAAGTGtgttctttataataaaaagtgtgATAAATTACTTCATGATGTTCgtaaacttttaaatgaaaGTATATCTTATGGAACAATCTCTGTTGGAACTGCAGCAGAAGTTGATAGTGATTCAATACTTGATGTAACACAAAAAGATTTTGTTTACGATTTGAAGAGTCCCTTATTTCTACCAAAGTGTGTGATATCACAAAATGTTAAGAAGATTATGTGTATGATAATTGAACATTTAGAAGAAAGTATAAAACTACCAGAGGAGTATGGCAATCAACTTGTTGTATACATCAAGGATATCGCTGTTATGTATCAAAGCCTAGTGCCTAAAAAATTTAGGGTGAATTTAGAATGCTGCCCATTGGACATAG catTATTCTTCAACAACTGCTTTTACTTAGCTCATAGCTTATTGGGCCCACCATGGAAAAATACTTTACCTGAGCCATTGGCTGATGTACTAAATATAACACTGTTGGAATGTATTCAAGATCTGAGACTTATTGGTTTAGAGAAGATCTCACTTTATTTGAAAAACcatagaaatattattgtagAAAAGGTTGAAACAAATG ACCTTCCATGGACGTTAGATTCCTATGATACTTTTAACTATGCCATCAATTATTCAATTACTTTAATGAGGCAGCTGCAATCATATTGGTATAATGTCTTACCCTCGAAAATGTATGAGCTGTCACTTTGCACATTAGTGCAAGCTCTTTGTCAGACTATGTTAAATAGAATTTTTGTCAATATGCAACCAATTGATGAAGAACTGGTTTATATGCTTGTGATTAGGTTTGATGATACAATAAGAGATGTGAGGACTCTATTTGCG gAACCAAAATTCGAGGGGAAAGTAGAAGCTTGGAAGAAGTTCTGCAAAATACCGCAATTATTCAGGGGTCAACTTTGGGAAATAGCAGAATTATGGACCACTGATAAGCAGCTTTCTGAATCGTATAGTTGTGAGGAGATCCGccatattgtaaaaatacgCTTTCCTGATGATAAATACAGACTTAAGATTTTAAAGGAAATTCAGTAA
- the LOC123716262 gene encoding uncharacterized protein LOC123716262 isoform X1 has protein sequence MAAIEKCHRTMQQILTAILIIALSTVVYECSANATDDASVDQMAMEARAVPVVANLTAVNPKHRPRLNGTSNYNQTLKLEHRPPSKPPIYLTPDKKFYISVPQHYYKSPPPRHVYSKEPLKVTNGIYKFPGINYVKPGQQVPHYYNKPQQLIYVPTTPKPPTPTPKPQTVHQSSVKPKLQSLTYAASTGNPISVTKAPVKANIPVQTVNTIRTDYVKPPSRHHQYIHVFELSPPTTIEPTTTTRLLRTKRIWPKRILDKMNNKTVNASSSIESANYNNSDINVGEGSSRRFFVYGDKSDTTTANSEAATKRPYRRVSREHKSRNNTHENGSIKPNEWVPIQPSHFAKLRSRRHRNKRSVESYFDSSPYVTKNYPMSFFKDYQTDDYFKDSQLNDFYNNFKDNTYNSYLNNHQSSAANANNPLYLHTYGLIPMSESLQSSKPTSPNVMIFGKKKRRQPSLPPAPQVDLSELHGEASGQSKVHTKIKHHHHHHHHRYIKTVEKPVQVPYKVEVPKPYPVEKKVAVPVPVEKIKVVNRPYPVTVEKKVPYPVHIKVPQPFPVKVVEKEYIPRPFPVVHQVPIIKQVEVKVPHPVAVQVEKRVPFPVKVAVPVEKPYPVPVHVEKRVPYPVPFKIFIPRPYPVEKKVPFPIQVRVREPFEVIKHVPIKVPYPKPYPVKVPHPVPVHVEKRVPYPVEVEKRVPVRVEVPVPHRVEIEKKVPIYVPKPYPVEKKVPYPVKVPYPVKVPIKVPVQVPIEVPVYIHHPFQIINDDNVAGGSSVHHLIAGVTADMMGGSGPDDVTGTPYGVTIRGHSLYDDMEWRSNHEVTTASSPTPGTA, from the exons ATGGCTGCGATTGAGAAGTGCCACCGCACTATGCAACAAATATTG ACGGCTATCCTGATAATCGCCCTATCGACTGTTGTCTATGAATGCTCCGCTAACGCTACTGATGATGCCAGCGTCGATCAAATGGCTATGGAGGCGAGGGCAGTCCCGGTCGTTGCAAATCTGACTGCCGTCAACCCCAAGCACAGGCCACGACTAAACGGCACCTCAAACTACAATCAAACGTTGAAACTCGAGCATAGGCCCCCTAGCAAACCACCGATATATCTCACACCAGATAAAAAGTTCTATATCTCGGTTCCTCAGCACTATTATAAATCACCTCCGCCGAGGCACGTGTATTCAAAAGAGCCGCTCAAAGTGACAAACGGAATTTATAAGTTTCCTGGAATCAATTATGTTAAACCTGGTCAACAAGTTCCCCACTATTACAACAAGCCTCAGCAATTGATTTATGTACCGACAACCCCAAAACCTCCAACACCAACACCAAAACCGCAAACCGTCCATCAATCATCAGTAAAACCCAAACTGCAGTCCTTGACATATGCCGCTTCAACTGGAAATCCCATATCTGTTACTAAAGCTCCAGTCAAAGCAAATATTCCGGTTCAAACGGTTAACACTATACGGACCGATTACGTTAAGCCTCCTTCACGTCATCATCAGTACATCCACGTCTTTGAGCTTTCTCCTCCGACTACGATTGAACCGACGACTACCACACGCCTTTTGAGAACGAAGCGAATATGGCCGAAGAGGATATTGGACAAGATGAATAACAAAACGGTTAATGCAAGCAGTTCTATCGAAAGCGCCAATTACAACAACAGTGATATAAATGTAGGCGAAGGGAGTTCTAGACGCTTCTTTGTTTACGGCGACAAATCCGACACTACGACAGCAAATTCTGAAGCAGCAACAAAACGTCCATACAGAAGGGTGTCAAGAGAGcataaaagtagaaataatacGCACGAGAACGGTTCTATAAAACCTAACGAATGGGTCCCAATACAACCGTCACATTTCGCAAAGTTAAGGTCACGGCGACATCGTAACAAACGTTCCGTCGAATCCTATTTTGACAGTTCACCTTATGTCACAAAAAACTATCCGATGAGTTTTTTTAAGGATTACCAAACGGATGATTACTTTAAAGACAGCCAACTAAATgacttttataataacttcAAAGATAATACTTACAATAGCTATCTTAATAATCATCAATCGAGTGCGGCTAATGCAAATAACCCACTATATTTACATACCTACGGACTGATTCCAATGAGCGAGTCATTGCAGAGTTCCAAGCCCACTTCACCAAATGTGATGATTTTTGGTAAAAAGAAGAGGCGTCAACCGAGTTTGCCTCCCGCTCCACAAGTCGATCTAAGTGAACTCCATGGCGAAGCTAGCGGCCAGTCTAAGGTACATACGAAGATAAAGCATCATCATCACCACCACCATCATCGATACATTAAGACTGTCGAGAAACCCGTGCAAGTCCCATATAAAGTTGAAGTGCCCAAACCTTACCCTGTCGAGAAAAAAGTGGCTGTGCCGGTTCCGgtagaaaaaattaaagtagtgAACAGACCATATCCCGTCACTGTAGAAAAAAAAGTTCCATATCCTGTGCACATAAAAGTTCCTCAACCGTTTCCCGTAAAGGTCGTCGAAAAGGAATATATTCCGAGGCCGTTCCCGGTTGTCCACCAAGTGCCCATTATTAAACAAGTAGAAGTTAAAGTTCCCCACCCGGTTGCAGTGCAAGTCGAGAAGCGAGTGCCGTTTCCCGTTAAGGTTGCAGTGCCCGTCGAAAAACCTTACCCGGTACCGGTCCATGTCGAAAAGCGAGTTCCATATCCTGTTCCATTCAAAATCTTCATCCCGCGACCTTATCCCGTAGAAAAGAAAGTACCGTTCCCGATTCAAGTAAGAGTCCGAGAACCATTTGAAGTTATAAAGCATGTTCCAATAAAAGTTCCTTATCCTAAACCTTACCCAGTCAAAGTACCTCATCCAGTCCCCGTTCATGTGGAAAAGAGAGTTCCCTATCCGGTAGAAGTCGAGAAACGAGTGCCCGTCCGCGTAGAAGTGCCAGTTCCGCACAGAGTCGAGATTGAGAAAAAGGTCCCTATTTATGTTCCCAAACCGTACCCAGTCGAGAAAAAGGTCCCCTATCCTGTTAAAGTTCCGTATCCCGTAAAGGTCCCAATAAAAGTACCAGTGCAGGTTCCGATAGAAGTCCCTGTTTACATACACCATCCCTTCCAAATTATCAACGATGATAACGTTGCAGGCGGCAGTTCAGTACATCATTTGATCGCAGGAGTCACAGCGGATATGATGGGCGGCAGCGGGCCCGATGACGTCACGGGAACTCCCTACGGAGTCACTATCCGTGGACACTCTCTCTATGACGACATGGAGTGGAGGTCAAACCACGAAGTCACCACTGCGTCATCGCCGACACCCGGCACTGCTTAA
- the LOC123716262 gene encoding uncharacterized protein LOC123716262 isoform X3, with protein MAAIEKCHRTMQQILTAILIIALSTVVYECSANATDDASVDQMAMEARAVPVVANLTAVNPKHRPRLNGTSNYNQTLKLEHRPPSKPPIYLTPDKKFYISVPQHYYKSPPPRHVYSKEPLKVTNGIYKFPGINYVKPGQQVPHYYNKPQQLIYVPTTPKPPTPTPKPQTVHQSSVKPKLQSLTYAASTGNPISVTKAPVKANIPVQTVNTIRTDYVKPPSRHHQYIHVFELSPPTTIEPTTTTRLLRTKRIWPKRILDKMNNKTVNASSSIESANYNNSDINVGEGSSRRFFVYGDKSDTTTANSEAATKRPYRRVSREHKSRNNTHENGSIKPNEWVPIQPSHFAKLRSRRHRNKRSVESYFDSSPYVTKNYPMSFFKDYQTDDYFKDSQLNDFYNNFKDNTYNSYLNNHQSSAANANNPLYLHTYGLIPMSESLQSSKPTSPNVMIFGKKKRRQPSLPPAPQVDLSELHGEASGQSKAAVQYII; from the exons ATGGCTGCGATTGAGAAGTGCCACCGCACTATGCAACAAATATTG ACGGCTATCCTGATAATCGCCCTATCGACTGTTGTCTATGAATGCTCCGCTAACGCTACTGATGATGCCAGCGTCGATCAAATGGCTATGGAGGCGAGGGCAGTCCCGGTCGTTGCAAATCTGACTGCCGTCAACCCCAAGCACAGGCCACGACTAAACGGCACCTCAAACTACAATCAAACGTTGAAACTCGAGCATAGGCCCCCTAGCAAACCACCGATATATCTCACACCAGATAAAAAGTTCTATATCTCGGTTCCTCAGCACTATTATAAATCACCTCCGCCGAGGCACGTGTATTCAAAAGAGCCGCTCAAAGTGACAAACGGAATTTATAAGTTTCCTGGAATCAATTATGTTAAACCTGGTCAACAAGTTCCCCACTATTACAACAAGCCTCAGCAATTGATTTATGTACCGACAACCCCAAAACCTCCAACACCAACACCAAAACCGCAAACCGTCCATCAATCATCAGTAAAACCCAAACTGCAGTCCTTGACATATGCCGCTTCAACTGGAAATCCCATATCTGTTACTAAAGCTCCAGTCAAAGCAAATATTCCGGTTCAAACGGTTAACACTATACGGACCGATTACGTTAAGCCTCCTTCACGTCATCATCAGTACATCCACGTCTTTGAGCTTTCTCCTCCGACTACGATTGAACCGACGACTACCACACGCCTTTTGAGAACGAAGCGAATATGGCCGAAGAGGATATTGGACAAGATGAATAACAAAACGGTTAATGCAAGCAGTTCTATCGAAAGCGCCAATTACAACAACAGTGATATAAATGTAGGCGAAGGGAGTTCTAGACGCTTCTTTGTTTACGGCGACAAATCCGACACTACGACAGCAAATTCTGAAGCAGCAACAAAACGTCCATACAGAAGGGTGTCAAGAGAGcataaaagtagaaataatacGCACGAGAACGGTTCTATAAAACCTAACGAATGGGTCCCAATACAACCGTCACATTTCGCAAAGTTAAGGTCACGGCGACATCGTAACAAACGTTCCGTCGAATCCTATTTTGACAGTTCACCTTATGTCACAAAAAACTATCCGATGAGTTTTTTTAAGGATTACCAAACGGATGATTACTTTAAAGACAGCCAACTAAATgacttttataataacttcAAAGATAATACTTACAATAGCTATCTTAATAATCATCAATCGAGTGCGGCTAATGCAAATAACCCACTATATTTACATACCTACGGACTGATTCCAATGAGCGAGTCATTGCAGAGTTCCAAGCCCACTTCACCAAATGTGATGATTTTTGGTAAAAAGAAGAGGCGTCAACCGAGTTTGCCTCCCGCTCCACAAGTCGATCTAAGTGAACTCCATGGCGAAGCTAGCGGCCAGTCTAAG GCGGCAGTTCAGTACATCATTTGA
- the LOC123716262 gene encoding uncharacterized protein LOC123716262 isoform X2 translates to MAMEARAVPVVANLTAVNPKHRPRLNGTSNYNQTLKLEHRPPSKPPIYLTPDKKFYISVPQHYYKSPPPRHVYSKEPLKVTNGIYKFPGINYVKPGQQVPHYYNKPQQLIYVPTTPKPPTPTPKPQTVHQSSVKPKLQSLTYAASTGNPISVTKAPVKANIPVQTVNTIRTDYVKPPSRHHQYIHVFELSPPTTIEPTTTTRLLRTKRIWPKRILDKMNNKTVNASSSIESANYNNSDINVGEGSSRRFFVYGDKSDTTTANSEAATKRPYRRVSREHKSRNNTHENGSIKPNEWVPIQPSHFAKLRSRRHRNKRSVESYFDSSPYVTKNYPMSFFKDYQTDDYFKDSQLNDFYNNFKDNTYNSYLNNHQSSAANANNPLYLHTYGLIPMSESLQSSKPTSPNVMIFGKKKRRQPSLPPAPQVDLSELHGEASGQSKVHTKIKHHHHHHHHRYIKTVEKPVQVPYKVEVPKPYPVEKKVAVPVPVEKIKVVNRPYPVTVEKKVPYPVHIKVPQPFPVKVVEKEYIPRPFPVVHQVPIIKQVEVKVPHPVAVQVEKRVPFPVKVAVPVEKPYPVPVHVEKRVPYPVPFKIFIPRPYPVEKKVPFPIQVRVREPFEVIKHVPIKVPYPKPYPVKVPHPVPVHVEKRVPYPVEVEKRVPVRVEVPVPHRVEIEKKVPIYVPKPYPVEKKVPYPVKVPYPVKVPIKVPVQVPIEVPVYIHHPFQIINDDNVAGGSSVHHLIAGVTADMMGGSGPDDVTGTPYGVTIRGHSLYDDMEWRSNHEVTTASSPTPGTA, encoded by the coding sequence ATGGCTATGGAGGCGAGGGCAGTCCCGGTCGTTGCAAATCTGACTGCCGTCAACCCCAAGCACAGGCCACGACTAAACGGCACCTCAAACTACAATCAAACGTTGAAACTCGAGCATAGGCCCCCTAGCAAACCACCGATATATCTCACACCAGATAAAAAGTTCTATATCTCGGTTCCTCAGCACTATTATAAATCACCTCCGCCGAGGCACGTGTATTCAAAAGAGCCGCTCAAAGTGACAAACGGAATTTATAAGTTTCCTGGAATCAATTATGTTAAACCTGGTCAACAAGTTCCCCACTATTACAACAAGCCTCAGCAATTGATTTATGTACCGACAACCCCAAAACCTCCAACACCAACACCAAAACCGCAAACCGTCCATCAATCATCAGTAAAACCCAAACTGCAGTCCTTGACATATGCCGCTTCAACTGGAAATCCCATATCTGTTACTAAAGCTCCAGTCAAAGCAAATATTCCGGTTCAAACGGTTAACACTATACGGACCGATTACGTTAAGCCTCCTTCACGTCATCATCAGTACATCCACGTCTTTGAGCTTTCTCCTCCGACTACGATTGAACCGACGACTACCACACGCCTTTTGAGAACGAAGCGAATATGGCCGAAGAGGATATTGGACAAGATGAATAACAAAACGGTTAATGCAAGCAGTTCTATCGAAAGCGCCAATTACAACAACAGTGATATAAATGTAGGCGAAGGGAGTTCTAGACGCTTCTTTGTTTACGGCGACAAATCCGACACTACGACAGCAAATTCTGAAGCAGCAACAAAACGTCCATACAGAAGGGTGTCAAGAGAGcataaaagtagaaataatacGCACGAGAACGGTTCTATAAAACCTAACGAATGGGTCCCAATACAACCGTCACATTTCGCAAAGTTAAGGTCACGGCGACATCGTAACAAACGTTCCGTCGAATCCTATTTTGACAGTTCACCTTATGTCACAAAAAACTATCCGATGAGTTTTTTTAAGGATTACCAAACGGATGATTACTTTAAAGACAGCCAACTAAATgacttttataataacttcAAAGATAATACTTACAATAGCTATCTTAATAATCATCAATCGAGTGCGGCTAATGCAAATAACCCACTATATTTACATACCTACGGACTGATTCCAATGAGCGAGTCATTGCAGAGTTCCAAGCCCACTTCACCAAATGTGATGATTTTTGGTAAAAAGAAGAGGCGTCAACCGAGTTTGCCTCCCGCTCCACAAGTCGATCTAAGTGAACTCCATGGCGAAGCTAGCGGCCAGTCTAAGGTACATACGAAGATAAAGCATCATCATCACCACCACCATCATCGATACATTAAGACTGTCGAGAAACCCGTGCAAGTCCCATATAAAGTTGAAGTGCCCAAACCTTACCCTGTCGAGAAAAAAGTGGCTGTGCCGGTTCCGgtagaaaaaattaaagtagtgAACAGACCATATCCCGTCACTGTAGAAAAAAAAGTTCCATATCCTGTGCACATAAAAGTTCCTCAACCGTTTCCCGTAAAGGTCGTCGAAAAGGAATATATTCCGAGGCCGTTCCCGGTTGTCCACCAAGTGCCCATTATTAAACAAGTAGAAGTTAAAGTTCCCCACCCGGTTGCAGTGCAAGTCGAGAAGCGAGTGCCGTTTCCCGTTAAGGTTGCAGTGCCCGTCGAAAAACCTTACCCGGTACCGGTCCATGTCGAAAAGCGAGTTCCATATCCTGTTCCATTCAAAATCTTCATCCCGCGACCTTATCCCGTAGAAAAGAAAGTACCGTTCCCGATTCAAGTAAGAGTCCGAGAACCATTTGAAGTTATAAAGCATGTTCCAATAAAAGTTCCTTATCCTAAACCTTACCCAGTCAAAGTACCTCATCCAGTCCCCGTTCATGTGGAAAAGAGAGTTCCCTATCCGGTAGAAGTCGAGAAACGAGTGCCCGTCCGCGTAGAAGTGCCAGTTCCGCACAGAGTCGAGATTGAGAAAAAGGTCCCTATTTATGTTCCCAAACCGTACCCAGTCGAGAAAAAGGTCCCCTATCCTGTTAAAGTTCCGTATCCCGTAAAGGTCCCAATAAAAGTACCAGTGCAGGTTCCGATAGAAGTCCCTGTTTACATACACCATCCCTTCCAAATTATCAACGATGATAACGTTGCAGGCGGCAGTTCAGTACATCATTTGATCGCAGGAGTCACAGCGGATATGATGGGCGGCAGCGGGCCCGATGACGTCACGGGAACTCCCTACGGAGTCACTATCCGTGGACACTCTCTCTATGACGACATGGAGTGGAGGTCAAACCACGAAGTCACCACTGCGTCATCGCCGACACCCGGCACTGCTTAA